TCGGCGCGAGACAGCACCGCGGCGTCGAGCGCGTCCGGAAAATTTGTCGTTGCGATGAGCAGGATGTTACGGTGGTCGCGTGTGAGCCGGTCCATGCCAGCTAAGGCCGCATCTGTGGCCCGGTGGACATCGATGGGATTGGCCTCAAGGCTGAGGCGATGGCGGGAAACGGCGAGGGTCTCCACCTCGTCCAGCAACACAATCGCAACGCCATCCATCCCCAGCTCGGGAATCGTCTGTTCGAACAGCTTGGCGACAGCCTGTTGACTGCGACCGAGGGCTGAGCTGGTCAGAGCGTGCGGATCAATCTCAGCAAATGTGGTCTTGGTTCCTGGAAGGCGCTCGGCGATCTGATTGGCCAGCCCTCGACCTAGCGTCGTTTTGCCTGTCCCGGGTGCGCCGGTCAGGAGGATCAGGCCGTGGATCGGGGCCTCGGCGAACGGGAGTTGCTGGCGCACCGTGAGTGCAAGGAGGGCCTGCGCGAGCAGGCGTTCGCGGACGCCTGCCTCCAGTTTGATCGATGTCCAGGCTGGAGAGAAGTCTTTATGAGGCAGCTGACACTGACGCGCCACGCCTACAGGATTGCTCATGTGGTGCGCTCACTCATAGCGTAAGAATGCCCAGCTTGAATCCACTTGCATTGCTTATGGTGGCAGTTTACAATACATACGGATTATATGCAAGTGTAAACTGGGAGGTAAGATGATCGGAGACCGCATCAGAGTCGCCAGGAGAAAAGCTGGCCTCTCGCTCCGTGCCCTCTCTTCTGCGATGGGGGAGAAGGTCACGGCGCAGGCCATCGGCAAGTACGAGCGGGGCGAGGACATCCCAAGCTCTGGAGTTCTGCTCGCGCTTGCCGTAGCTCTCAAAGTGTCTGTGGCCTATCTGCTCGACACGCAGGGTATCCAACTAACCGGCGTCGAGTTTAGGAAGAAGGCTGACACCACTGTACGCGATAGGGCACATGTGGAGACGGAAGTGCTCGAATGGATCGAGCGCTACTTGCAGGTAGAATCCATCCTGGAACTCGATAGTACGCATTGGCAAACCCCCATCTCGCCCCCTCAAAAGCTCAGGAGAGTGGAGGACGCAGAGCAGTTGGCCCGCGACGTGCGCAACGCCTGGAAGCTCGGTCTCGACCCGATTCCCAACATGACGGAGTTGCTTGAGGAGAAGGGCCTCAAGGTGCTGGTGGTCCCGCTTTCGAAACGCATCTCCGGGTTCACCTGTCTAGTGGGACGGGCTGACTGTGAGCGGAAACTGCCCGTCATCGTGGTGAACAGTTACTTTCCGCTCGAACGCAGACGCCTGACGCTGGCGCATGAACTGGCGCATCGACTCATCGACCCTGAGAGCCTGTCGGATAAGGAGGAGGAAAAGGCTGGTACGATCTTCGCCGGTGCTCTCATGATGACGCGCGAACACCTCTTGCTTGAGGTCGGCAAACATCGCCATGCCCTAGGATACCGAGAACTGATTGATCTGAAGCGACTGTATCGCGTCAGTGGTGCCGCACTCCTCATGCGACTCTACCAACTGAACGTCATTAACGAGTCCACGCTGGTCTATGCGTTTCAGGGAATTGCGCGCGGGTGGCGAACGCACGAGCCGGAGGAGCTTGAGCTCGAATCCCAACGTGGGCAATGGGAGCGGCCTCGACGCTTTGAGCGCCTGTGCTACCGCTCCTTGGCGGAAGGATTGATTTCACTGACGAAGGCTGCCGAGTTATTGCGGCTTCCCGTCCCTGATGTGGAGGCGGGCCTGAAGGGGCCGCACGCGGATGAGGATCATCGTCAGTGACAGCAGTTGTTTGATCGACCTCAGGAAGGCCTCATTGCTCAATGCGTTCTTGAGCCTACCATACGAGATATGTATCCCTAATACACTGTTCGAGGAGGAGTTGCTCAAATTTACCGCCGCTCAGAAGGAAGCCCTGGTCCAGGGTGGGTTAAAAGTGATCGATATACCAGGTCCAGGTGTGCTGCGCGCGCAGGAAGTCATTCGCGCCAAGCCACGCCTCTCCATTCATGACGGGTTTGTCTTTGCACTGGCCGAGAGTCACCAGGAATCCATCTTGGTAACCGGTGACGGCGGTCTCAAGGCACTCGCTATACGACACGGCATTGAAGTTCACGGCCTGCTCTGGGTTGTGGATCAAATTCATATCCATGGGTTTCAAAACGCAACAGCACTGGCGACCACATTGCGCGTACTTGCGGACGATACTTCTGTAAGACTTCCGCGTCGCGAGTTGTTGGCGGCGATCCGGCGCTATGAGAGCAAGGGATAAGAGTTGCTGCAAAAATGAGATTCCTCCCCTCAATTGAGCTGACCCCCAATCCTTGGAAGAGTCAGATTCGACAGGGTAGCTTGCTGCTGTCTGGTTTGCCATTCCTAATCCGGCGAGCGGTTCCCATGCGGTAGGGGTCATTCGCCGATTCTGCCAAAATTATACGCTGACGGTTGAGTAGAGAACCGGGTAATTCGTGTATCGGTCTGATGGTCGGGCTTGACACCTCTATCTGTGGGCCAAATGTAATCTCCGGTCAAACTGATATGGGACCACGCCAGCGGGGACAGGTGAGTGGCCCGTTCTTCTAGAAATCGCAGTTTGAGTGCGTGCAGCTTCTCCACGGCGTGTTCGAGATAGACGGTATTCCACAGCACAATCCCCGCCACCACGAGATTGAGGCCACTGGCCCGATAGCGCTGATCCTCGTAACTGTGTTCACGGACTTCCCCGAGACGATATCCCGCCTCTGCGGGGATAGTACGGTCGAATGAATTGTGGCAAGGTAAGGCCCTACGGGGATCATCCAGGTCGCTGGGGATCGAACTGCGCCGAGGAGGGGCCATGCCACGCAACGATCAAGTCACGCGCCAGTGGCACTTGCTGCAGCGGCTGAGCGGGGCACGTCACGGGCTTACGCTGGCTGAGCTTGTGGACGCGATCCCGCCGGACCTCACCCGGCATCCTCGCACAGTCCGTCGGGATTTGGCCGCCCTCGAAGCCTCGCACTTCCCCCTCCTCACCGACCGGGTGAACGGGGAGGTGCGTTGGCGCTTGCTCGACGGCTTCAAGAATATTCCGAGCCTCCGCCTGTCCCCGCCGGAATTGATGGCCCTGGCCTTCAGCCGGCAGTTGCTGACGCCACTCCAAGGGACGCTCATTGCGGCCTCGCTCAATTCCGCGCTCACGAAGATCACCGCAGCCATCCCGGCGGGGGCCACTGAGTATCTCCTGCGGCTGGACCAGTGGTTTTCCGTCGGGCTAGGTCCGCACAAGACGTACCGCCACCATCGCGAGACGATCGATAGGCTCTCCCAAGCGATCGCTCATCACCATACGGTGCAGATGCGGTATTTCTCGGCAGGACGCCACGCGACCACCCGGCGCGAAGTGGATCCGTACCGGCTGCGATATGTTGACGGCGGGCTCTACCTGATTGCCTATTGCCATTGGCGCAAGGACGTGCGGATGTTTGCGGTGGAGCGGATCAAGTCGCTCACCATGACGGACCATCCCTACCAAATGCCGCTCCACTTTGATCTCGATGCCTATGTCGAAGACACCCTCGTCGTCATGCGGGGAAAGCGGATCACGGTCGAAATCAAGTTCGATAAGGCCACGGCCGCCTGGGCGAAAGACCGCATCTGGCATCCCAGCCAGCAGGCGACGCCGCTTAAGAACGGCCAACTGCTCATGACGCTCTCAGTGGCGGACACGAGAGAACTGCTTGGATGGATCCTCAGCTTTGGCAGTGGGGTTCAAGTCCTGAAGCCTGACCATCTCCGGTATGCCGTTAAAGAGGAAGCCCAAAAGCTCCTGGCCCAGTGACCTCAGATGTCACACCGCGGCTGATGACGCTGGCAGCCTGGTCCGTCTAACTCACAGTGCTGCCAGGGAATTTTGCCAAACCCGCTTTGACCTGCCTTGGGACCTCTCCTGTCCTTACCTCCTCGTAAGATGTGCGCGATCAAGCCCAAGCAGGAGGTGTCCATGACACTCGCGTTGATTCTGCTCCCGGTACTGATGCTAGTGACAAGCGAGGCCCATGCTGAGGATCTGGGCAATTTGAGTGCGAATCCGTTTCTCTTCGAGTCCACGGCCAACTCGCTGGGGCAGGGCAGTCCCTTTGCGCCAAACGGTGTGAACAATCCGTTCAGCCCCTACGGCAGTCCATTCAGTAACCAATCGGCGACCAACCCTTTCGCGACCGACGCGCCCAGGCTCTATGACCAACAGGGAAATTACCGGGGTAAGCTGAGCGCGAGTCCCTTTGATCCAGATTCCACGAGCAACCCGTATGGCCGATACGGTTCACCCCTTTCGCCGGACTCGTTGAACAATCCCTATGGGGCCGGGAGTCCGTTCAGGCCCGATTCCCCGAAGAATCCGTATGGGCAGGGTTGGCGAATTGAAGGGAACTGATCGTGTCGGATGCGGAAGAGAAAACTAGGCGACCGTTCATTCGAGGCGCGATTCTCGGCAGGCTTATCACGGGCGGGCTTACGGTGGCCGGCACCTTCTATGATTTCAAAGGCCAACCGGCGGCACCCCGCGGCAGTGCCCAGCAGTTCGACGACATCCGGCAGCGGCAGCACCAATTGGACATCACGCACATGCGGGAGTAACAGGACCGAGAGGCGCTCGATCGTAGACGTGGTACAAACCCATGCTGAGCAATCCCGCATGCGGTGGAGACGTCAGCGCAACGGCGGTTTGTCGCGAGGATCACGTTCGAGGCTGTCTGGCTAAGGTGCCCAAGATGGACAAGGTCCCGATGAGCGCTTGGAAGGATGACTGCAGCTCGGAAGGCGAAATAGCGAATGACTGCGGTTGTAAACAGAGGTATTCTGCGATGTGAGGCGCGCGGTGCGCAGGATATCCGATGCGCGAAAGGAATGCCGTGGTCGCCGGTTTGTGTCACCGGCGGAATTTGGTAATTGCGTAACGTGAACACGCACTTCTATCTGAACGAGTTCATCACATGAAGGTTGTGTTTGGACTTCAATTAGATGGGGAACATGGCTGGCGGCCGGCCAATCGATTGGGAATGCCAGTCCTTGGCCCGCTCGGGTTCCTGAACCTGCTTGAGACCAGGCTTGGATTGCTGCGAGCGGAATGTAGCCAGGCTCAACGAACAACTCAGTATCGAGAATGTCTCACTCGCGGCGACACCCCCGATCGCTTCTACCATGCCTCGTTTCAGATTGATCCTATCGGAGTCTCTGCAGCACTCCTGTCATGGCGTGATACGTGGCATCTCCATGGATGGACCGGCACGGCGCCTACTGGAGCGGGCAATCGTCTTACCGATCTGGCTGCCGTGGAAGAGACCGCCCATAATCTCCTATTTCCATCGATTGGAGAACGACTGGCTCAAGTGACCGAGTCTCTCTCGAAACAACAAGCGAAGATCGAACACATTGAGTTAGCCGATCCCATCGAGGCATTCCCGAAGCGCTGGCGGGAAGTCCTCGCAAAGTTGCCGGTCCAATCTCGACGAACCTATGAACCTCAAGCGTCCGAACACACCGTTCTGGGGAAGCTTCAACGGGTCCTCACGGTGGCCCATGAGGGCAAGAATCCCAATGGGAAGGTTGCCTGGTCGGACGATGGGAGTCTCTTCGTGGTGCGCGCTGAGACCAGTCTGCTTGCTGCACGGTGGGTCGCTCAAAGACTTGTCGCGCACCAGCAGG
The Nitrospira sp. DNA segment above includes these coding regions:
- a CDS encoding AAA family ATPase, producing MSNPVGVARQCQLPHKDFSPAWTSIKLEAGVRERLLAQALLALTVRQQLPFAEAPIHGLILLTGAPGTGKTTLGRGLANQIAERLPGTKTTFAEIDPHALTSSALGRSQQAVAKLFEQTIPELGMDGVAIVLLDEVETLAVSRHRLSLEANPIDVHRATDAALAGMDRLTRDHRNILLIATTNFPDALDAAVLSRADHVEEIGLPNAIARSEIIADTLRSVGSVWRNVKALEGQADRLAKAADGLDGRRIRKGIFAAMASDLETAKDPNRLTVSQIESSFRQALKVQKGISQ
- a CDS encoding ImmA/IrrE family metallo-endopeptidase, whose product is MIGDRIRVARRKAGLSLRALSSAMGEKVTAQAIGKYERGEDIPSSGVLLALAVALKVSVAYLLDTQGIQLTGVEFRKKADTTVRDRAHVETEVLEWIERYLQVESILELDSTHWQTPISPPQKLRRVEDAEQLARDVRNAWKLGLDPIPNMTELLEEKGLKVLVVPLSKRISGFTCLVGRADCERKLPVIVVNSYFPLERRRLTLAHELAHRLIDPESLSDKEEEKAGTIFAGALMMTREHLLLEVGKHRHALGYRELIDLKRLYRVSGAALLMRLYQLNVINESTLVYAFQGIARGWRTHEPEELELESQRGQWERPRRFERLCYRSLAEGLISLTKAAELLRLPVPDVEAGLKGPHADEDHRQ
- a CDS encoding Tn3 family transposase; translation: MAPPRRSSIPSDLDDPRRALPCHNSFDRTIPAEAGYRLGEVREHSYEDQRYRASGLNLVVAGIVLWNTVYLEHAVEKLHALKLRFLEERATHLSPLAWSHISLTGDYIWPTDRGVKPDHQTDTRITRFSTQPSAYNFGRIGE
- a CDS encoding WYL domain-containing protein; the encoded protein is MPRNDQVTRQWHLLQRLSGARHGLTLAELVDAIPPDLTRHPRTVRRDLAALEASHFPLLTDRVNGEVRWRLLDGFKNIPSLRLSPPELMALAFSRQLLTPLQGTLIAASLNSALTKITAAIPAGATEYLLRLDQWFSVGLGPHKTYRHHRETIDRLSQAIAHHHTVQMRYFSAGRHATTRREVDPYRLRYVDGGLYLIAYCHWRKDVRMFAVERIKSLTMTDHPYQMPLHFDLDAYVEDTLVVMRGKRITVEIKFDKATAAWAKDRIWHPSQQATPLKNGQLLMTLSVADTRELLGWILSFGSGVQVLKPDHLRYAVKEEAQKLLAQ